A genome region from Armatimonadota bacterium includes the following:
- a CDS encoding FAD-binding oxidoreductase — translation MMPARPGVACVERNRAVPVDRLERINSWGNNASAMAYVFRPSTVEAAGELFQLATRRRIPVVLRGGGCSYGDASLLAEAICLDTTRMARILAWDPTTGVMDVEPGVTFAAMWAASIGDGWWPPVVPGTMAVTAGGAASMNIHGKNNWRTGVFGEHILEADLLSPDGTIHSLDSAAGSALMRAAIGGAGLLGLFTRLRIQMKRVHSGMLHVTPFATGSFEETIAAFEARLDRADYLVGWVDCFTTGAHAGRTLAHEAAHLPEGLDREPAQTLRIDSQNLPDTLFGVLPKSLMWRLMRPMANRLGVRALNAARFGAAHGKTNSYRQSHAAFAFLLDYVPNWKRIYGARGLVQYQSFIPLAEAAACFRRQIEVCHRLRLEPWLGVIKRHRADSFLLSHGVDGYSLALDIAVPADWNRLARLADALNETVLKANGRFYLAKDSTLTPAAARAWLGDAALGQFLAHKQALDPGAVLQSALAHRIGLLAH, via the coding sequence ATGATGCCGGCCAGACCTGGAGTTGCGTGCGTGGAGCGAAACAGGGCCGTACCGGTGGACCGGCTGGAGCGGATTAACTCGTGGGGTAATAATGCCAGCGCGATGGCGTACGTATTCCGCCCATCCACCGTTGAAGCGGCCGGAGAGTTGTTTCAGCTTGCAACAAGGCGCCGCATACCGGTGGTTCTTCGCGGCGGCGGCTGCAGCTACGGAGACGCATCGCTGCTGGCTGAGGCGATTTGCCTCGACACAACGCGCATGGCGCGCATACTCGCATGGGATCCAACAACCGGCGTTATGGATGTTGAACCGGGCGTGACCTTCGCGGCGATGTGGGCCGCCTCAATAGGTGACGGATGGTGGCCGCCCGTGGTACCGGGCACCATGGCCGTAACGGCCGGTGGCGCCGCATCGATGAATATCCATGGCAAGAACAACTGGCGTACCGGCGTATTTGGTGAACACATCCTGGAGGCCGACCTACTTTCGCCGGATGGCACCATTCACAGCCTCGACAGCGCCGCTGGATCGGCGCTGATGCGTGCGGCCATCGGCGGCGCGGGCTTGCTTGGCCTGTTCACGCGATTGCGCATCCAGATGAAGCGCGTGCATTCCGGCATGCTGCACGTAACGCCATTCGCCACCGGAAGTTTTGAGGAGACGATCGCCGCGTTTGAGGCTCGCCTGGATCGGGCCGACTACCTGGTAGGCTGGGTCGACTGCTTCACAACGGGCGCACACGCAGGCAGGACGCTGGCGCACGAAGCAGCGCACCTGCCTGAGGGCCTGGACCGAGAGCCGGCACAAACACTGCGCATTGACAGCCAGAACCTGCCCGATACGCTGTTTGGAGTGCTACCCAAGTCACTGATGTGGCGGCTGATGCGGCCAATGGCAAACCGCCTGGGTGTCCGCGCACTTAACGCGGCGCGCTTTGGCGCCGCACATGGTAAGACCAACAGCTACCGGCAGTCGCACGCAGCATTTGCATTCCTATTGGACTACGTGCCGAATTGGAAGCGGATATATGGAGCGCGCGGGCTGGTGCAGTACCAGAGTTTCATTCCACTGGCCGAGGCCGCCGCATGCTTTCGCCGTCAGATCGAAGTGTGCCACAGGTTGCGCCTTGAGCCATGGCTTGGCGTCATCAAACGCCACCGCGCCGACTCGTTTTTGCTCAGCCACGGTGTTGACGGGTATTCGCTGGCGCTGGACATCGCGGTGCCCGCCGACTGGAACCGGTTAGCGCGCCTGGCCGATGCGCTCAATGAAACGGTGCTAAAGGCAAATGGCCGCTTCTATCTGGCAAAGGACAGCACGCTCACGCCGGCAGCGGCCCGCGCCTGGCTGGGCGACGCAGCGCTGGGGCAGTTCCTGGCACACAAACAGGCACTGGATCCCGGCGCCGTTTTGCAATCGGCGCTGGCGCATCGCATTGGTCTGTTGGCACACTAA
- a CDS encoding SDR family NAD(P)-dependent oxidoreductase, protein MPAGSAAWKRCLIIGASSGIGEQLALQLADSGCDLALVSRRQVELDLVAAACSTRSRTSRLFVHSHDVRHFDEVPGLFQEIARELGGLDMVIYSTGVLRVTGADEYDFEIDREAVEVNLLGAMAWLNEAALRFQAARAGTIIGISSVAGERGRRGSRAYGAAKAALTQYLESLRNSLTRYGVNVVTIKAGPVATPMTEGMGKLPLIIPADVAAKQILRAAHGRSREAYVPRAWGALTPVLRIIPSPVFRKLSI, encoded by the coding sequence ATGCCTGCCGGTAGCGCCGCATGGAAGCGATGCCTGATCATCGGCGCCTCGTCCGGAATCGGCGAGCAGCTTGCGCTGCAGCTGGCAGATAGCGGATGCGACCTCGCCCTGGTCTCCCGGCGACAGGTTGAGTTGGACCTCGTTGCAGCTGCCTGCTCTACCCGTTCCCGAACCAGCCGTCTGTTTGTGCACTCTCACGACGTCCGGCACTTCGACGAGGTACCCGGGCTGTTTCAGGAGATCGCTCGCGAACTTGGCGGTCTGGACATGGTGATTTACTCGACCGGCGTTTTGCGCGTAACTGGTGCGGACGAGTACGATTTCGAGATCGATCGAGAGGCGGTGGAGGTGAACCTGTTAGGCGCGATGGCATGGCTAAACGAAGCGGCGCTTCGCTTTCAGGCTGCGCGCGCCGGCACCATCATCGGCATCTCCTCCGTGGCCGGTGAGCGCGGACGGCGAGGCAGTCGCGCCTATGGCGCCGCGAAAGCCGCACTTACGCAATACCTGGAGTCGCTCCGAAACAGCCTTACGCGCTACGGAGTAAACGTGGTGACGATCAAAGCCGGCCCGGTTGCCACGCCGATGACCGAGGGAATGGGAAAATTGCCATTAATTATTCCTGCCGATGTAGCGGCAAAACAGATACTTCGGGCGGCGCATGGCCGCAGCCGCGAGGCGTACGTGCCTCGTGCCTGGGGCGCCTTGACGCCGGTGCTGCGCATTATCCCTTCGCCGGTATTTCGAAAGCTGAGCATTTAG